From the genome of Deferribacteraceae bacterium V6Fe1:
GGCTGCCACCCAAAAGATATGCAATCCCGGCTGATGCACCCGCACCTGCAGCAATAGAGCAACCGCAGACTGCAGAAAGTCTCCCTGTAAATGATTTTATATAGGCAGTGACTATATGGCTTAATGCAATGGCTTTATAAACTTCTTTTTCGTTTACCTGCACATATTTTTTTACAATCCAAATAGGCAGTATGGCAGTCAATCCATGATTTCCACTCCCTGCTGAGCTCATGGCAGGCAGGCTTACCCCAGACATTCTTGCATCCGCAGCAGCAGAAGTATAAATTCGTGCATCAGTTTCCATATCTTTTGAAATAAGTCTTTGTCTGACCATCCTTTCAATTGCAAGACCAACACCAAGCCCCGGTCCATGTTTTAGCCCGTAATCAGCCAAAGCCATATTCGTATCCACACCCTCTTTAATAAATGCATAGTCCTCTTCGTCTAAATCATCCAACAAATCAATAAGATCATCCAGGTCCAAAGAGGAAAGCCATTTTTCCATTTCCGCTATGGATTTTTTGTTCTCCTTGACTTCGCTCAATAAAGAATCGTTGACAATCTTTTCCCCATTTTTGTACAAAGAGGTTATATTGTTGTGATAATTTTCAATTATAGCCCGGCTGCTCTCCACATCAGTTATAATTGTTGTGTCGATATATATACCTTTTTTATCGCTTAATAGGTTTACTTTTATAATCTTCTTTTTTACCAATTCTTCTGCTGCCTTTAATACTTTGTCATCCGCAAGTGATAAAATCTCAAGCTTTAATTCAGGATTTTTGATAATAATACCAAGAGCAACGGCAAGATTAAGTCCGCTTTTCCCATTTGTCCCGGGTATTGCTACTGCAAGAGCATTTTTATATAAATTAGGGTCTAGCCCGACCTCTATCGACTTTATGCTATCCGTATCTGTCAGCAAACTTGCAGCTGCTGCAGAGCAAAGGGCAATAGCAACAGGCTCTGTGCACCCCAAAGCCGGAGCAACTTCCATTCTTAATATCTCTTTGACGCTATACATTGATAACCTCCACATTAAAGTGGTATTATATGCATAATAAATATATTTTCAAATACATATTTGAAAATATCGGCAAGCCTAAACTATTTATCAGGCATACGTATCTATATTGTTTTCACTTTGCCTTGACTCCTGCCTCACCCTTTCAAGCCTTTTATCTTCCATTCTTTTTTGCTCTTCTATTATTGCCTGTCTGCGCTCATCCGCCTTTTTTGCTTCCTCTATCCTCAATTGCCGCGTATAATCATTATAACTGTTATCTAATCTGTTAACCGCCATAATTACCTCCTAACTACTACTTTTTACAAGCCCCAAAAGCTCCAGCACTCTCTGAGTCGTAATATTTGATTGAGCAAGCATAGATGTGCTAAACTGCATTTTTAACTGCTCAGAAGCAAGCTTTGCAGTTTCTTCGGCTAAATCAGTGCTCAAATGATTTGATAGCAGTTCACTCTTTGCAATACTGCTGTTTTGCAAAGTGGATAAATGATAATCCAATGTATTGATATTTGCCCCTACACGTGAAGCCTCACTTGTCACCAGTTCAATAGCCTTATCTATCAAGCTGATGCCTGAAGACCTTCCTGCTGATGATGTTACATCTATACTATAACCCCCGCTTATACTTTTCAGCCCCAAAGCTTCTGGAGTAAGATTTTTGATATACATGTCGTACAAAGTCCCCCCGTCAATATTTAATGGCACAGTTTGACTTTTTCTTGTAACGGAAACTGTTGCGGAAGATATATTTGCCCCTTCAGCTACTTCTATTTTTACATTGTCCAAAACATCATTAAAATAATTATTCTCAGATGTGTATGTTTTACCGTTGTAATCAAGACTTGCATCATTCCCCGTCCCTGCAGTTTCGGAAAGATTAAGTGTGGATACAAAATTTCCCGCATTATCATATACCCTTAACTTACCGGCAGAGCCTAAATTATCGGAGGTTAGAGTCAAAACACCTGATTCAGCATTAGCAGTAACCAAACCTTCACCAATGCTATTGATACTGCTTGCAATATCTTTTAATGTGTCATCCCCTTCCCAAGATACGGAAATAGATTCATCCAAACCTTCTATAGTAAAAGTACCACCAGAAGTTGACAGTGACCCAAAAGTACTAAAATCAATTTTCCATATATCCCCTTTGCCGGGATTTGTAACATTGAATGTAAAACTGCTCCCGGCAAGTTTTGAATCCGAAAAAGATTTAAATTCACTTCCTATGCCAGTCCAACTCCCCATTTGATTGTTATCTTTGTCAAAAACACTATATTTTAATGTCCCGCTATCAAAATCTGTCTTAATATAAAAGTATGAATTAAGCATTGCATCGCTGCTAAAATTGGCATTAGTAACAGATTCCGATGAGCCTCTGTTCCCTTCGGTGGCTGTTATTGCTCCTGAGCCAGCTGTCGTATCAAAGTAAAACTTATAGCCTGTGGCATATGTCCCCCCGGATGAAACAGTTATACTTAATCCATCGACGGTAAATGCAGAATCTGTATCACTTGTAATGGCAAGAGTGCCAGTGGCATTATCATAAACATTAAAGGTATTAGAATCGGTAAATATGACCTCATAACTATTTGTCGCTATGGCTGTGCCTGTGGCAGAAACTGTCCCTAAGGTGCCCAGTGTAGCGGTGTAATCAGCAGGTGCCGAAGCAGTGGGATTTGCAGCAGTAGATGACTTGATTTCATGGTAAGTAGCACCTTTTATATTTTCCAAAATAAATGAGCCGTTGGTCACAGGGGAAGTAACATAACCGGTAATATCTTTGTTTGAAGTTGTAACTGTCCCTAACATATCCCCGTTAAAAAGTTTTTTTGTGTTGAATTCCGTTGAGTTTGCAATATTTGAAATCTCATCTATCAAGTCTTCGATTTCAGACTGAATGTTTTGTACATCCTGACTTGTAAGAGTTGAGTTGCCAGCATAAACAATTCTTTCTCTGATAGTATTTAAGATATCTGATATCCCACCTGAGCCGGTAATGGCATAATCAGCAGTTTGATATAGACTCATCATATCCTGCAAATTAAAGGCTAGCTGTTTTTCTGAATTTATCCTGGCGGCAAATCTGTTGACAAGACTTATTTCGGATGGCGAATCTTTGGCACTGTTGATGCGTTGACCGGTTGAAATTTTTTCTATTGAGCTATTGACAGCTTTGGAAAATCTGTTGAGATTATTGATAAGATAATTATTAGACGCATTGTATACCGTTACCATGACGTACCCCTAAGGTACATCCCTGTATGATTTTTATGCGTCCTTGCCTTATTGTTATCGGTCAAATTATAAAAAACTTTAGAAAAAAATACTTGATATATATATGTATAACTTTAAATTAAGAAATCATACTCATTTTGTATAATAAATTGGGAGAGTCCAGAATGATTACTCGCAGAACGTTTACTTCAGGTTTGATAGCATTATCCGTAGCTCCAAGTATTTTTATCAAGAAAGCAACAGCTAATACAACCGCATACGACACATTGCCAATACCGCCAATTTTGGAAAATATTTCTGACCAAAAAGGTAAAGTAAAATATAAGATTGCTGTTGAAGAGGGGATTACAGAGTTTATTAAGGGGGTCAAAACCAGCACACTTGGATACAATGGCAATTTACTGGGACCAACACTTAGAGCTAAAAAAGGTGACGAAGTTGAAGTTACTGTAATTAATAAGTTAAAGGAAGAAACAACCGTACATTGGCATGGGATGTTGTTACCCGGGGAGATGGATGGGGGACCTCATCAGCGGATTGCGCCCGGCAAAGAATGGACTGCCAAATGGGTCATCAGTCAGCCTGCCGCAACTGTTTGGTATCACCCACACGGGATAGGCACTACCGCCAAACAAGTTTACTGGGGCTTAGGTGGACTGTTTATTTTGGATGATGAAGTTTCTACGCGACTAAATATCCCTTCAAGCTATGGCATTAATGATATCCCCCTTGTTATCCAAGATAAAAGATTTACTGATAACGGGGAGATGGTTTATTTGACCAATATGCGTGATATTATGTTTGGAATGATGGGTAATACCGTTTTGGTAAATGGTGCAATTGAACCCACCAAGATTGTTCCTGCCGAGATGATTAGGTTTAGAATTTTAAACGGCTCAAATGCAA
Proteins encoded in this window:
- a CDS encoding serine dehydratase subunit alpha family protein; amino-acid sequence: MYSVKEILRMEVAPALGCTEPVAIALCSAAAASLLTDTDSIKSIEVGLDPNLYKNALAVAIPGTNGKSGLNLAVALGIIIKNPELKLEILSLADDKVLKAAEELVKKKIIKVNLLSDKKGIYIDTTIITDVESSRAIIENYHNNITSLYKNGEKIVNDSLLSEVKENKKSIAEMEKWLSSLDLDDLIDLLDDLDEEDYAFIKEGVDTNMALADYGLKHGPGLGVGLAIERMVRQRLISKDMETDARIYTSAAADARMSGVSLPAMSSAGSGNHGLTAILPIWIVKKYVQVNEKEVYKAIALSHIVTAYIKSFTGRLSAVCGCSIAAGAGASAGIAYLLGGSQKHIGGAIKNVVQDLAGVICDGAKAGCSLKLATAGGSAVRSALLSLQGIIAQSSDGIIGGTAEDTMKNMGKISTEGMIDTDRTILNIMIEKQFNI
- a CDS encoding multicopper oxidase domain-containing protein, which gives rise to MITRRTFTSGLIALSVAPSIFIKKATANTTAYDTLPIPPILENISDQKGKVKYKIAVEEGITEFIKGVKTSTLGYNGNLLGPTLRAKKGDEVEVTVINKLKEETTVHWHGMLLPGEMDGGPHQRIAPGKEWTAKWVISQPAATVWYHPHGIGTTAKQVYWGLGGLFILDDEVSTRLNIPSSYGINDIPLVIQDKRFTDNGEMVYLTNMRDIMFGMMGNTVLVNGAIEPTKIVPAEMIRFRILNGSNARTYNFKFDNGMTFYQIATDGGFLEAPVKLSTLRLSPGERAEILVDFSNYKTGDTVSLEDQGYKFLHIKVEQAKNIHYNLPDKLVALEKIPEHTATNERYFSLNGMGHMVNINGKKMNINRIDEFVKIGSTEIWNITADMGMHGMMMGQTSRNSVIHNFHAHGTMFQIISRNGKTPPLNEQGWKDTVALRNGERVRVIAKFQHKGLFMYHCHILEHEDNGMMGQFSVS